One window from the genome of Bacillus weihaiensis encodes:
- a CDS encoding methyl-accepting chemotaxis protein — translation MMESIQSALKTVESSSRTVLRTSTSLTSMTEETATSVGQVAAAIGEIAEGTSSQAENAKAGSTEMNELSKNLDSITNASVQMNDLTLQTTELGNKGLKQISLLTEKSYETKNASKEVASVIKEVASHMSEINGFIQTISQITDQTNLLSLNASIEAARAGEHGKGFAVVANEVRTLADESRNAAEHIKEIIQTIQQVVKKAVDAVDGTKHVVMEQDTAVSATKEIFDQILTSLQEVTLKSEKVKDDVTTGHQSKEVMLSEMDQMLQISESTAASTQQVSAASEEISATMEEFTRFAQELQEISKELEQEISKFTLDQ, via the coding sequence ATGATGGAAAGTATTCAATCAGCATTAAAGACCGTAGAGTCCTCTTCACGCACGGTATTGAGAACATCTACTTCTCTCACATCAATGACAGAGGAAACAGCAACGTCAGTGGGACAGGTTGCTGCAGCTATAGGAGAAATAGCAGAAGGAACATCATCACAAGCTGAAAATGCAAAAGCGGGCTCAACCGAAATGAATGAGCTATCAAAAAATTTAGATTCCATAACGAATGCATCTGTTCAAATGAACGACCTTACTCTACAAACAACAGAGCTAGGCAACAAAGGATTGAAGCAGATCTCATTACTAACTGAAAAATCATATGAAACGAAAAACGCGTCAAAAGAAGTAGCTTCCGTCATTAAAGAAGTAGCTTCTCATATGTCCGAGATTAACGGATTCATTCAAACCATTTCACAAATAACGGATCAAACCAATTTATTATCGTTAAATGCAAGTATAGAAGCTGCCAGAGCAGGAGAGCACGGTAAAGGGTTTGCCGTTGTTGCAAATGAAGTACGTACTCTTGCAGACGAGTCAAGAAATGCAGCAGAGCATATTAAAGAAATCATCCAAACGATACAACAAGTCGTTAAAAAAGCAGTAGATGCAGTTGACGGGACAAAGCATGTTGTCATGGAACAAGATACAGCTGTTTCTGCAACAAAGGAAATATTTGATCAGATTTTAACTTCCTTACAAGAAGTTACTTTAAAGTCGGAAAAAGTGAAGGACGATGTAACTACTGGACACCAAAGTAAAGAAGTAATGCTTTCGGAAATGGACCAAATGTTACAAATCTCCGAATCAACAGCCGCTTCCACACAACAGGTCTCTGCTGCATCTGAGGAAATCTCTGCAACTATGGAGGAATTCACTCGCTTCGCTCAAGAGCTTCAAGAGATTTCAAAGGAACTAGAACAAGAAATCAGTAAATTTACGTTAGATCAATAA
- a CDS encoding tyrosine-type recombinase/integrase → MEEIIKQFIQYLQKKDREESTVKMYVQEIRHFIGWMESDNKQLASLTETDIIQFRNFLIQKNMKPATINKSLSTISSFLKWVKETYHYDLHFPVQIRLSNQTSEQKPTWITQAEQSELLHILTLEKNPFQKARNEAIVYLMLFTGLRIEEVSQLLIKHVHNDYLFIQHGENIDRKVPILRNLSRKLTEWLEIRNRINKQVYHESPYLFVTKRSGKMQPRAIQYVIDGYNTELSFSVTSQILRHTFCRRLVEQGYTVEQVKELAGHKSIVTSYKYF, encoded by the coding sequence ATGGAGGAGATAATTAAGCAGTTTATTCAGTATTTACAAAAAAAGGATCGAGAAGAAAGTACAGTGAAGATGTATGTTCAGGAAATAAGGCATTTTATAGGATGGATGGAATCCGATAACAAGCAACTGGCTAGCCTTACCGAAACTGATATTATCCAATTTAGAAATTTTCTCATACAAAAAAACATGAAGCCAGCCACCATTAACAAATCACTTTCCACTATAAGCTCTTTTCTAAAATGGGTAAAAGAAACATATCATTATGACCTTCACTTTCCAGTACAGATAAGACTCTCAAATCAAACTAGTGAACAAAAGCCCACTTGGATTACTCAAGCAGAACAATCAGAACTACTTCACATCCTAACTCTCGAAAAAAATCCTTTTCAAAAAGCACGTAATGAAGCAATTGTCTATCTCATGCTTTTTACCGGACTTCGAATTGAAGAAGTCTCTCAGCTCTTAATTAAACATGTTCATAACGATTATCTTTTTATTCAACATGGCGAAAACATAGACAGAAAAGTCCCAATATTAAGAAATTTAAGTAGAAAACTTACTGAATGGCTTGAGATACGTAATAGGATTAATAAGCAGGTTTATCATGAGAGTCCCTATTTATTCGTAACAAAACGCTCTGGCAAAATGCAGCCTCGAGCAATTCAGTATGTGATTGATGGCTATAACACTGAACTATCTTTCTCAGTAACAAGCCAGATTCTACGTCATACCTTCTGTCGCAGACTTGTTGAACAAGGATATACGGTCGAGCAGGTGAAAGAGCTTGCTGGTCACAAATCCATTGTGACGAGTTACAAATATTTTTAA
- a CDS encoding Dabb family protein — MIQRTVLLKFSESTTAEQLQEVITRFTALKDQLSGIIEIHAGLNKAEKSKEYQVILMVRFADQAALDAYTTNEDHQAVAAFIREVGRVDSIGVDIDLD, encoded by the coding sequence ATGATCCAACGAACTGTACTACTGAAATTTTCAGAATCCACAACAGCTGAACAGCTACAAGAGGTTATCACTCGCTTTACAGCTTTAAAAGATCAGTTATCCGGAATTATAGAAATTCACGCAGGACTTAATAAAGCAGAAAAGAGTAAAGAATACCAAGTAATCTTAATGGTGCGTTTTGCAGACCAAGCAGCGCTCGATGCTTACACAACAAACGAAGATCACCAAGCTGTTGCAGCGTTTATCCGCGAAGTAGGACGCGTTGATAGTATTGGAGTCGACATAGATCTCGACTAA
- a CDS encoding glycine betaine ABC transporter substrate-binding protein yields the protein MKKLVTIFISSILILSLVACSSGGDEAESGKIVISGKKYTEQVILSHLMAEYLKANTDMEVEVKEALGGVFVLQEAMKKGDIDMYVEYTGTGYLNVLKNEYTPGQSPDDIYNETKEGYADEFNVAWLEPLGFNNTYALALRGELADELGLQTYSDLIEAAPELSFGADPEFFERGDGYDALADAYGYEFGEKKNIDPDLQYTAAKDGEIDVITAFSTDARISQYDLTVLEDDKDFFPPYYAAPIIRQEVLDANPELADKINELAGILSDDEMRELNAEVNLEKKQPKDVAIEFLQSKGMIE from the coding sequence ATGAAAAAATTAGTAACCATATTTATTAGTAGTATTCTCATACTAAGTCTTGTTGCATGTAGCAGTGGTGGAGATGAAGCAGAATCAGGAAAAATTGTCATCTCTGGTAAGAAGTATACAGAGCAGGTAATCTTATCACATCTTATGGCAGAATATCTAAAAGCGAACACAGACATGGAAGTAGAAGTTAAAGAAGCACTTGGTGGAGTGTTTGTTCTACAGGAAGCAATGAAAAAAGGCGATATTGACATGTATGTTGAGTACACGGGTACAGGCTATTTGAATGTATTAAAAAATGAATATACTCCAGGTCAAAGCCCTGATGATATCTATAACGAAACTAAAGAAGGCTACGCTGATGAATTTAATGTCGCTTGGTTAGAACCACTTGGATTTAACAACACTTACGCTCTTGCTTTAAGAGGAGAGTTAGCTGATGAATTAGGATTACAAACATACTCCGATTTAATTGAAGCGGCACCTGAACTTTCATTTGGAGCAGACCCAGAATTCTTCGAACGTGGTGACGGATATGATGCCTTAGCTGATGCATATGGATACGAGTTTGGTGAAAAGAAAAACATTGATCCTGATCTACAGTATACGGCAGCAAAAGATGGAGAAATTGATGTCATTACTGCCTTTTCAACAGATGCTCGAATCTCTCAATATGATTTAACTGTTTTAGAAGATGACAAGGATTTCTTCCCACCATACTATGCAGCTCCAATTATTCGTCAAGAAGTATTAGACGCAAATCCTGAGCTAGCAGATAAAATAAATGAGCTAGCGGGCATTCTTTCGGACGACGAGATGAGAGAATTAAATGCAGAAGTAAATCTAGAGAAAAAACAACCAAAAGATGTAGCAATTGAATTCCTTCAATCTAAAGGAATGATCGAATAA
- a CDS encoding ABC transporter ATP-binding protein, translated as MIKFENISKKYDDGFVALKNINLEINKGELVTLIGPSGCGKTTTMRMINRLTEPTSGKIFIEGEDISKINPVQLRRNIGYVIQQIGLFPHMTIEQNIALVPRLNKWDPTKYSKRVDELLDLVGLDPSTFKHRFPSELSGGQQQRVGVIRALAAEPNIILMDEPFSALDPISREQLQDDIVSLQEEIQKTIVFVTHDMDEAIKIANRIAIMKDGEIIQLDTPDKILRRPANDFVKGFIGEERLSQGNPSMPAATDLMQQKAVTTTPKRGLAEAFRLMKDNRVDSLFITDKTKELLGYVTLKKLNENYKNEDMVVSDIMETPTKLLEVDAVVADVAEIFHGSDIGAIPVVEKNKLVGIITRSSMMRGLAEWNQTDGGNE; from the coding sequence ATGATTAAATTCGAAAACATCTCGAAAAAATACGACGATGGCTTTGTAGCCTTAAAAAATATTAATTTAGAAATAAATAAAGGGGAGCTTGTCACTTTAATCGGACCAAGTGGTTGTGGAAAAACAACCACAATGAGGATGATTAATCGTTTAACAGAGCCTACATCCGGTAAAATTTTTATCGAAGGCGAAGATATTTCTAAGATCAATCCTGTCCAACTTAGACGTAATATTGGTTATGTCATCCAACAAATTGGCCTTTTTCCTCATATGACGATAGAGCAAAATATCGCACTAGTTCCCCGATTAAATAAATGGGATCCAACAAAATACAGTAAGCGCGTTGATGAATTACTAGATTTAGTTGGGTTAGATCCTTCAACCTTTAAACATCGTTTTCCATCCGAACTAAGTGGTGGACAGCAGCAAAGGGTAGGGGTTATCCGTGCACTTGCTGCAGAACCAAATATTATTTTAATGGATGAACCTTTTAGTGCACTTGATCCAATCAGTAGAGAACAGCTCCAAGATGATATTGTAAGTCTCCAAGAGGAAATCCAAAAAACCATTGTGTTTGTTACCCATGATATGGATGAGGCTATTAAAATAGCAAATCGTATCGCCATTATGAAGGACGGGGAAATTATTCAATTAGATACACCTGATAAAATTTTAAGACGACCTGCTAATGATTTCGTTAAAGGCTTTATTGGGGAAGAACGCCTTAGCCAAGGAAACCCATCCATGCCAGCAGCAACTGATTTAATGCAACAGAAGGCTGTGACAACGACGCCTAAACGTGGTCTAGCAGAAGCATTCCGTCTCATGAAGGATAATCGAGTTGACAGCTTATTTATTACAGATAAAACCAAAGAATTACTAGGCTACGTCACCCTGAAAAAATTAAATGAAAACTATAAAAACGAAGATATGGTTGTTTCAGATATCATGGAAACCCCTACTAAATTGCTTGAGGTTGACGCAGTTGTAGCAGATGTTGCTGAAATTTTTCATGGGAGCGACATTGGAGCCATCCCAGTTGTTGAAAAGAATAAATTAGTAGGAATTATTACCCGTTCTAGCATGATGCGCGGATTAGCAGAATGGAATCAAACTGACGGGGGGAATGAATAA